One part of the Anopheles merus strain MAF chromosome 3L, AmerM5.1, whole genome shotgun sequence genome encodes these proteins:
- the LOC121598226 gene encoding uncharacterized protein LOC121598226, with protein MSRIVWISALLLITPLLAAPQYRKPFLQRLIEDGFASSETNVVYFIYSKTVNAGLFGGSYPRVLIAGLEGESKRIKGQNQQFNIAAQSLVVIDARNEPKHNNRCLIYLIKELQRVRNPGSNKFVLLVDKSFQERLSLQHLRDALLNLGIGYAVVLPYDQVNSPHEPRRLIRISFTQQLTASTTKFPNVRRLFRLDGQSLDGMRVSGALF; from the exons ATGTCTCGGATCGTATGGATTAGTGCTCTACTGCTTATCACACCACTACTAGCAGCTCCGCAGTATAGAAAGCCCTTTCTACAACGACTCATTGAAGATGGGTTTGCATCATCGGAAACGAACGTCGTGTACTTCATTTACTCTAAAACCGTCAACGCTGGACTCTTTGGGGGAAGTTATCCAAGGGTTCTTATCGCCGGCTTGGAGGGCGAATCGAAGCGGATCAAAGGCCAGAATCAGCAGTTTAACATTGCCGCCCAGTCGTTGGTCGTTATCGATGCACGTAACGAACCGAAG CATAACAACAGGTGCTTGATCTACTTGATAAAGGAGTTACAGCGTGTCCGCAATCCTGGAAGCAACAAATTTGTGCTGTTGGTCGATAAATCCTTCCAGGAGCGTCTTAGCTTGCAGCACCTACGGGACGCACTGCTCAACCTCGGTATAGGCTATGCGGTGGTTTTACCCTACGATCAAGTTAACTCCCCGCATGAGCCTAGACGCTTAATTCGCATCAGTTTCACACAGCAGCTCACTGCGAGTACGACGAAATTCCCAAACGTGCGACGTCTGTTCCGCTTGGACGGCCAATCGCTCGATGGGATGCGCGTTTCCGGCGCATTGTTTTAA
- the LOC121598224 gene encoding uncharacterized protein LOC121598224, whose amino-acid sequence MMFSRKELLYLRALVFATLLHLCNTLQLEGLSTKKPRITKYTMKPTSSSATAVPSSLSLYRLDGSSGATCILIQTDALLSIQYRDKYNEDKEADSFLPDQMDISGECWEDESRITMSWKGFTVNIYFSKTPGGERWYVNSVDLAYSSSNKLFEHIDRPGLDVKLSTPPGTLLFPTPVGKSYTCDNEVIITMFAQDENDKSGHLAKLYLRELRMQSFMYKAGNAWGPTFQCSATGTYRDETAPIAVGSTLAVATVCTVVGYGLWRYFKVKKFQYGTMA is encoded by the exons ATGATGTTTTCCCGCAAGGAGTTGCTCTACCTTAGGGCGTTAGTTTTCG CCACACTGCTGCACCTCTGCAACACTCTGCAGCTGGAAGGACTCTCGACCAAGAAGCCACGAATTACAAAGTACACGATGAAGCCCACGTCCAGCTCG GCTACAGCGGTGCCATCCTCCCTGTCGCTGTACCGCCTGGACGGATCGAGTGGAGCAACGTGCATACTGATTCAAACCGATGCCCTGCTAAGCATTCAGTACCGCGATAAGTACAATGAGGATAAG GAAGCGGACTCCTTCCTGCCGGACCAGATGGACATTTCCGGCGAGTGCTGGGAGGACGAGTCGCGCATCACCATGTCCTGGAAGGGTTTCACCGTCAACATCTACTTCTCGAAGACGCCGGGCGGCGAGCGCTGGTACGTGAACAGCGTCGACCTGGCGTACTCGTCCTCCAACAAGCTGTTCGAGCACATCGACCGTCCCGGGCTGGACGTGAAGCTGTCGACACCGCCCGGTACGCTGCTGTTCCCGACGCCGGTCGGCAAGTCGTACACGTGCGACAACGAGGTCATCATCACGATGTTCGCCCAGGACGAGAATGATAAGTCGGGCCATCTGGCCAAGCTGTATCTGCGCGAGCTGCGGATGCAAAGCTTCATGTACAAGGCGGGCAATGCCTGGGGTCCCACATTCCAGTGCAGCGCAACCGGTACGTACCGCGACGAGACGGCCCCGATTGCCGTCGGTTCGACGCTGGCCGTGGCCACGGTCTGCACCGTTGTCGGATACGGATTGTGGAG ATACTTCAAAGTCAAGAAGTTCCAGTACGGAACTATGGCTTAA